The following DNA comes from Terriglobia bacterium.
CGCTTCGGGATGAACGAGGCCACCGTCCTCAAGACCGATGCGGACCTTTACACCTGCTGCGGCGTGTTGAAGGCGGGTTCCTACAGCTTGTGGGCAAAAAAGGTCGGGGAAAATAAATGGGAATTGATTTTCAATTCTCAGACCGGCCAGTGGGGAACCGACCATGATCCGCTTAAAGATCTGATCTCGGTCCCCATGAAGGTGGAGACCTCCAAGGACAGTGCCGAACAGGTCACTATCACGCTGGTCAAGACGGCCAAAGGCGGGGAAATTCGGTGTGCCTGGGGCACACAGCTCCTCGCTGCTGAATTCAGCAATAAACCATAACTCCGGCCC
Coding sequences within:
- a CDS encoding DUF2911 domain-containing protein, with the protein product MTDRARFLKILGCLTLGLFLAIPFLSAQPPAGPNRGVANLTLDGKTISINYGRPALKGRDLSNSVAVGTVWRFGMNEATVLKTDADLYTCCGVLKAGSYSLWAKKVGENKWELIFNSQTGQWGTDHDPLKDLISVPMKVETSKDSAEQVTITLVKTAKGGEIRCAWGTQLLAAEFSNKP